A single Cupriavidus sp. D39 DNA region contains:
- a CDS encoding c-type cytochrome yields MAAFLACLLGAPGWALAQATAEAVPAFKQVDSLEARVQGCVTCHGQSGQGTSNGYYPRIAGKPAGYLYNQLVAFRDGTRKYPPMNYLVAYLPDAYLREIADHFAKQRPPFAAQEAGTTDPATVARGQALVRAGDASKNVPACATCHGAGLTGMEPGIPGLIGLRPTYIVAQLTRWRVGDRHAAEPDCMKRIATRLSDSDVTAVAAWLSLQPAPKDLSPESSNLVRMPLACGSQR; encoded by the coding sequence ATGGCGGCTTTCCTCGCATGCCTGCTTGGCGCTCCCGGATGGGCGCTGGCACAGGCTACGGCCGAGGCTGTCCCCGCGTTCAAGCAGGTCGACTCGCTGGAGGCCAGGGTGCAGGGATGCGTGACCTGTCACGGCCAGAGCGGACAAGGCACGAGCAACGGCTACTACCCACGCATCGCCGGAAAGCCCGCGGGCTATCTCTACAATCAACTGGTGGCCTTCCGGGACGGCACGCGCAAGTACCCGCCCATGAACTACCTGGTCGCCTACTTGCCCGACGCCTACCTGCGGGAAATCGCCGACCACTTCGCCAAACAAAGGCCGCCGTTCGCGGCCCAGGAGGCCGGAACCACGGATCCCGCCACGGTGGCACGAGGCCAGGCCCTGGTACGCGCCGGCGATGCCAGCAAGAATGTCCCCGCGTGCGCGACATGCCATGGGGCCGGGCTGACCGGCATGGAGCCGGGCATTCCAGGTTTGATCGGGCTGCGTCCGACCTATATCGTGGCCCAGCTGACGCGCTGGCGGGTCGGCGACCGCCATGCCGCCGAGCCCGATTGCATGAAGCGCATCGCTACGCGGCTTTCCGATAGCGACGTCACGGCGGTAGCGGCTTGGTTGTCGCTGCAGCCCGCGCCGAAGGACCTGTCGCCCGAGTCGTCCAACCTTGTGCGCATGCCTCTGGCATGCGGCAGCCAGCGATAA
- a CDS encoding F0F1 ATP synthase subunit gamma: MSESTAMLQHQIGSASDLQSVVRTMRALAASSISQYERSVLALADYRLAVNLGLGACLRLVESTTSTRLDGRPAATGAVGAIVFGSDQGLVGQFNEVIVDHVLKTLLPLPGKRAVWAVGERVRARLVEAGVAVTGTYAVPNSIEAIAPLVDRLQVDTETHRSQGSQPRIHVFYNRPKPGGLYQPGDQRLLPLDAQWEADLVAPRWPTPNPPEVMGRGTTALRALIREHLFISLFRACAESLASENASRLAAMERADKNIDELLASLRGRFQRQRQGSIDEELFDVTAGYEALSNGEPVHGRQASMITLSARVSAAFPKVS; this comes from the coding sequence ATGAGTGAATCGACGGCCATGCTGCAGCATCAGATCGGCAGCGCCTCGGACCTGCAATCCGTCGTGCGGACCATGCGCGCGCTGGCGGCTTCCAGCATCAGCCAGTACGAGCGGTCCGTGCTGGCGCTGGCCGATTACCGCCTTGCGGTGAACCTGGGCCTGGGTGCATGCCTTCGGCTGGTTGAATCCACCACATCGACACGGCTGGACGGCCGGCCCGCAGCCACGGGAGCCGTCGGTGCCATCGTGTTCGGCTCCGACCAGGGTCTGGTGGGTCAGTTCAACGAGGTGATCGTCGATCACGTGCTCAAGACGCTGCTGCCACTGCCTGGCAAGCGAGCGGTCTGGGCTGTCGGCGAGCGGGTTCGTGCACGTCTGGTGGAGGCGGGCGTCGCCGTGACGGGCACCTATGCGGTACCGAATTCGATCGAGGCCATCGCCCCGCTCGTCGACCGGCTCCAGGTCGATACGGAAACGCACCGAAGCCAGGGGTCGCAACCACGTATCCACGTCTTCTATAACCGGCCGAAGCCAGGAGGCCTCTACCAGCCGGGGGACCAGCGCCTGCTGCCGCTTGACGCGCAATGGGAAGCGGACCTGGTGGCGCCGCGCTGGCCAACGCCGAACCCGCCCGAAGTGATGGGCCGCGGCACCACGGCGCTGCGCGCACTGATCCGCGAGCACCTCTTCATCTCCCTGTTCCGTGCTTGCGCCGAATCGCTGGCGAGCGAGAACGCCAGCCGCCTGGCGGCGATGGAACGTGCCGACAAGAACATCGACGAGCTGCTCGCCAGCCTTCGCGGCAGGTTTCAACGCCAGCGTCAAGGTTCGATCGACGAGGAACTGTTCGATGTGACGGCCGGGTACGAAGCATTGTCGAATGGAGAGCCCGTTCACGGCCGCCAGGCCTCGATGATTACCTTGAGCGCTCGTGTGTCCGCGGCGTTTCCGAAAGTCTCGTAG
- a CDS encoding phasin family protein has product MTTETNPFADVTKMIQQFKIPGLDMSPIIESRRKDMEALAESNKVAYEAMQAMAQKQTEILTRTMQGIQDFAKAQAGGAGSIDPAKQAEMIGVAYQTALTDMKDLAEMARRSQVDALATITQRATQHMEEMKKLMQPK; this is encoded by the coding sequence ATGACTACCGAAACCAACCCCTTCGCCGACGTGACCAAGATGATTCAGCAATTCAAGATCCCCGGGCTTGACATGTCGCCGATCATCGAGTCGCGGCGCAAGGACATGGAAGCGCTAGCCGAGAGCAACAAGGTCGCCTATGAGGCGATGCAGGCAATGGCACAGAAGCAAACCGAGATCCTGACCCGGACCATGCAGGGAATTCAGGACTTTGCCAAGGCCCAGGCCGGCGGCGCTGGCTCGATCGACCCTGCCAAGCAGGCGGAGATGATTGGCGTGGCTTACCAGACGGCGCTGACCGATATGAAGGATCTCGCGGAGATGGCACGCAGGTCGCAGGTCGATGCGCTGGCTACCATCACGCAGCGGGCCACGCAGCATATGGAGGAGATGAAGAAGTTGATGCAGCCCAAGTAG
- a CDS encoding acetate uptake transporter, with the protein MTPKTSQSMAGRADRRSVWGVSEMHASPNVTETKILMSDPTALGVFGLAMVTFVAASQKMGWTTGVTYLIPWALFLGSVAQIWASFVDFKKNNYFGAIVLGAYGLFWIAVAMHWAISLGWFGAVGDKADPRQLAFACFGYTIFSLFIMVAAFEANKVFAAILVLINILLPSLGLSILDIHRGLFSQLAAYSELLISFLGLYCAGAVFLNTYFGRVLLPLGKPFGFIEKGAGGQRKGALQAADIPVLPKAA; encoded by the coding sequence ATGACACCGAAGACCTCTCAATCGATGGCCGGTCGCGCTGACCGCAGAAGTGTCTGGGGAGTATCTGAAATGCATGCCTCGCCAAACGTCACAGAGACGAAAATTCTGATGTCCGACCCCACCGCGCTGGGTGTCTTCGGATTGGCCATGGTGACCTTCGTGGCGGCGTCCCAGAAGATGGGATGGACTACCGGCGTCACCTATCTCATCCCTTGGGCATTGTTCCTGGGATCCGTCGCGCAGATCTGGGCATCGTTCGTTGATTTCAAGAAGAACAACTATTTCGGCGCGATTGTGCTGGGCGCGTACGGTTTGTTCTGGATTGCAGTCGCAATGCACTGGGCGATCAGCCTAGGTTGGTTCGGCGCTGTCGGCGACAAGGCGGATCCCAGGCAGCTTGCCTTCGCCTGCTTCGGCTATACGATCTTCTCGCTGTTTATCATGGTCGCCGCGTTCGAGGCGAACAAGGTGTTCGCGGCCATCCTGGTGCTGATCAATATTCTGCTGCCCTCGCTGGGGCTGTCGATACTGGACATCCACCGAGGCTTGTTCTCCCAGCTTGCCGCCTATTCCGAACTGCTCATTTCGTTCCTGGGCTTGTACTGCGCCGGCGCCGTGTTCCTAAACACCTACTTTGGCCGGGTGCTCCTGCCGCTAGGGAAGCCTTTCGGCTTTATCGAGAAGGGCGCGGGGGGACAACGCAAGGGCGCGTTGCAAGCGGCGGATATCCCCGTCCTGCCCAAGGCCGCGTAA
- a CDS encoding zinc-dependent alcohol dehydrogenase family protein → MKALVYLGPAKKALEDRPKPTIMAPTDAVVRISKTTICGTDLHILKGDVPSCLPGRVLGHEGVGVVEEAGPAVEAFKVGDRVLISCISACGKCTYCRKLMYSHCTSGGWILGNTIDGTQAEFVRIPYADTSLYRIPDNADEEALVMLSDILPTGFECGVLNGKVQPGSTVAIIGAGPIGLAALLTAQFYSPAEIIMIDLDEHRLEVAKRFGASAVVNGTGGKAREMVRKLTGERGVDTAIEAVGIPATFELCEDIIAPGGTIANIGVHGKKVDLHLEHLWDRNITITTRLVDTISTPMLLSTVRSHKIDPKLLITHRFKLDQILDAYETFGNAADTRALKVIIEAWRP, encoded by the coding sequence ATGAAAGCACTTGTCTATCTCGGCCCGGCGAAGAAAGCGCTGGAGGATCGGCCGAAGCCCACCATCATGGCGCCCACCGACGCGGTGGTCCGGATCAGCAAGACGACAATCTGCGGCACGGACTTGCACATTCTCAAGGGCGACGTTCCAAGCTGTCTGCCGGGCCGCGTCCTGGGTCATGAGGGCGTGGGCGTGGTCGAGGAGGCCGGCCCGGCCGTCGAAGCATTCAAGGTCGGAGACCGGGTCTTGATCTCCTGCATCAGCGCCTGCGGCAAGTGCACCTATTGCCGCAAGCTCATGTACTCGCATTGCACCAGCGGCGGCTGGATCCTCGGAAATACCATCGACGGCACGCAGGCTGAATTCGTCCGCATCCCCTATGCGGATACGAGCCTATATCGCATCCCGGACAACGCGGACGAAGAGGCCCTCGTAATGCTGAGCGACATCCTGCCCACTGGCTTCGAGTGCGGCGTTCTCAATGGGAAGGTCCAGCCCGGAAGTACCGTGGCCATCATTGGTGCCGGGCCAATCGGGTTGGCCGCCCTGCTCACCGCCCAGTTCTACTCGCCGGCCGAGATCATCATGATCGATCTCGACGAACACCGCCTGGAGGTGGCGAAGCGCTTCGGCGCGTCAGCCGTGGTCAACGGCACCGGCGGCAAGGCCAGGGAAATGGTGAGGAAGCTAACGGGCGAGCGTGGCGTGGACACCGCTATCGAGGCTGTCGGCATTCCAGCGACCTTCGAACTGTGCGAAGACATAATCGCGCCGGGTGGCACCATCGCCAATATCGGCGTGCACGGGAAGAAGGTGGATCTCCATCTGGAACACTTGTGGGATCGCAACATCACCATCACTACGCGGCTTGTCGACACCATCAGCACGCCAATGCTGCTAAGCACCGTGCGGTCCCACAAGATTGACCCGAAGCTCCTGATCACGCATCGCTTCAAGCTCGATCAAATCTTGGATGCCTACGAGACTTTCGGAAACGCCGCGGACACACGAGCGCTCAAGGTAATCATCGAGGCCTGGCGGCCGTGA
- a CDS encoding acyl-CoA dehydrogenase has protein sequence MTTYVAPIRDMLFAMNELAGLAEITALPGNEEATPEVVESILLEAAKFATEVLAPINAQGGRQGSACTDGVVTTADGFKAAYGQFIENGWNAMPASPDFGGMGLPSLVSTPVLEMWKASNMAFSLCQMLTLGAVAAIAHHGSARDQQRYLPKMVSGEWTGTMNLTEPQAGSDLSAIRTKAEPEGDHYRITGTKIFITWGEHDMAENIIHMVLARLPDAPEGTKGISLFVVPKFLVKPDGSLGQRNDLTCASIEHKMGIHASPTAVMVFGENEGAIGYLVGEANRGIGYMFTMMNHARLNVGLEGVAISERAYQQALGYARERVQSRPIGATSGPPVPIIRHPDVRRMLMSMKARIEAMRALAYFTAAQMDKAHSHPDATERQKCQALTDLLTPVVKGWCTENALDITSLGIQVHGGVGFIEETGACQHMRDARITTIYEGTTGIQANDLIGRKVARERGATLNVLLGEMNETLAALEAAGGKELHGIAASLQRGTVALEKATDWLLATYDREPARAAAGAVPYLMLFGTVVGGWLMARAALIAKAKLAEPDAGSYRAKMVTAHFYAEHVLPLAQAYREAIVNGASSVLALDETLF, from the coding sequence ATGACCACGTACGTGGCACCCATACGCGACATGCTTTTCGCGATGAACGAATTGGCGGGTCTGGCCGAGATCACCGCGCTGCCGGGCAACGAGGAAGCCACACCCGAGGTTGTGGAATCGATCCTCCTCGAGGCGGCGAAATTTGCGACGGAGGTGCTCGCGCCCATAAACGCCCAGGGCGGTCGCCAGGGCAGTGCGTGCACGGATGGAGTGGTAACGACAGCGGACGGATTCAAGGCGGCCTACGGCCAGTTCATCGAGAACGGCTGGAACGCCATGCCCGCGAGTCCCGACTTCGGTGGCATGGGCCTTCCTTCGCTGGTGTCCACCCCGGTGCTTGAGATGTGGAAGGCTTCCAACATGGCCTTCTCTTTGTGCCAGATGCTGACGCTGGGCGCCGTGGCGGCGATCGCGCATCATGGCTCTGCGCGGGACCAGCAACGCTACCTGCCGAAGATGGTCTCGGGCGAATGGACCGGCACCATGAATCTCACCGAGCCGCAGGCTGGCTCGGACCTCTCCGCGATCCGCACCAAGGCCGAACCCGAGGGTGACCACTACCGCATCACCGGCACGAAGATCTTCATCACCTGGGGCGAGCATGACATGGCGGAGAACATCATCCACATGGTGCTTGCACGCCTGCCCGACGCGCCCGAGGGCACGAAGGGGATTTCGCTGTTTGTCGTCCCCAAGTTCCTGGTGAAACCGGATGGCAGCCTGGGCCAGCGCAACGACCTGACGTGCGCGTCCATCGAGCACAAGATGGGCATCCACGCCAGTCCCACCGCGGTCATGGTTTTTGGGGAGAACGAGGGCGCCATCGGTTACCTTGTGGGAGAGGCGAACCGCGGCATTGGATACATGTTCACGATGATGAACCACGCCCGCCTCAACGTCGGCCTGGAAGGCGTGGCCATTTCTGAGCGTGCCTACCAGCAGGCGTTGGGCTACGCACGGGAACGCGTGCAAAGCCGCCCCATCGGGGCGACATCCGGCCCGCCCGTACCCATCATCCGGCATCCCGATGTGCGCCGCATGCTGATGAGCATGAAAGCCCGCATCGAGGCGATGCGGGCACTGGCCTATTTCACCGCCGCCCAGATGGATAAGGCGCATTCCCATCCGGATGCGACCGAACGCCAGAAGTGCCAGGCGCTGACGGATCTCCTGACACCCGTGGTCAAAGGCTGGTGCACGGAAAACGCGCTCGACATCACGTCGCTCGGCATTCAAGTGCACGGCGGGGTCGGATTCATCGAAGAGACCGGCGCCTGCCAGCATATGCGCGATGCGCGCATCACTACCATCTACGAGGGTACGACTGGCATCCAGGCCAACGACCTGATCGGGCGCAAGGTGGCGCGCGAGCGGGGTGCCACGCTGAACGTCCTGCTCGGCGAGATGAACGAGACCTTGGCTGCGCTCGAAGCTGCGGGCGGCAAGGAACTCCATGGCATCGCGGCATCCTTGCAGCGCGGCACGGTAGCGCTGGAGAAGGCAACCGACTGGCTGCTCGCGACCTACGATCGCGAGCCCGCCCGTGCGGCAGCCGGCGCGGTGCCTTACCTGATGCTATTCGGCACGGTCGTGGGAGGCTGGCTGATGGCCCGCGCCGCATTGATCGCCAAGGCGAAGCTGGCGGAGCCCGACGCAGGATCCTACCGGGCCAAGATGGTCACGGCACATTTCTATGCGGAGCACGTATTGCCGCTGGCACAGGCTTACCGCGAGGCGATTGTCAACGGTGCCAGTTCGGTACTCGCGCTGGACGAAACGCTGTTCTGA
- a CDS encoding PHA/PHB synthase family protein — protein sequence MASPHKVPDEYIQGFIKSGQSLWQAMMLNPAAQVPGSGAPSAQSGAGPFADLQLNYFQQQFALWTRMIANLAGQLPDAVVAPERGDRRFSAVEWRDNPAYSLLKQSYLLNARLAGDMVEAAALDEPTKQRLRFYTRQFIDSMSPANFAATNPEVMQLAFETRGESLQAGLKNLLADMRKGGLSITDETAFEIGKNVAVSEGSVVFENALFQLIQYAPLTERVATRPLLIVPPSINKFYILDLQPENSFVRFAVEQGHTLFLVSWRNPDATCGHITWDDYLSQGVMKAIEVALAISGADKLNALGWCVGGTILSCALAVLRARADTSVASLTLLTTMLDFQDPGDLGVFIDEQGVASREQAIGQGGIYPGAELGFVFQTLRANDLIWPNVINHYLKGKSPEAFDLLYWNADSTNLPGPMYAWYLRNMYLENNLCVADRLTMCGTPVDLGRIDLPSYVLATQDDHIVPWKSAYRTTQLVGGKTQFVLGASGHIAGVINPASKNKRRYWTGGTLGDDADQWLASAEATPGSWWPHWIKWLAPKAGKPVDARSQLGSKKYAVIEAAPGRYVKVRAE from the coding sequence ATGGCATCGCCCCACAAGGTTCCTGACGAATATATTCAGGGTTTCATCAAGTCGGGACAGAGCCTGTGGCAGGCCATGATGCTTAACCCAGCCGCACAGGTCCCCGGCTCCGGCGCTCCATCTGCGCAGTCCGGCGCCGGACCGTTCGCGGATCTGCAATTGAACTATTTCCAGCAGCAGTTCGCGCTATGGACGCGGATGATAGCCAACCTGGCCGGTCAACTGCCCGACGCGGTGGTCGCGCCCGAGCGGGGCGACCGCCGCTTCAGCGCCGTCGAATGGCGCGACAATCCCGCCTACAGCCTGCTCAAGCAAAGTTACCTGCTCAACGCCAGACTAGCCGGCGACATGGTCGAGGCCGCGGCGCTTGACGAGCCCACCAAGCAACGGCTGCGCTTCTACACGCGCCAGTTCATCGACTCGATGAGCCCGGCCAACTTCGCCGCGACCAATCCGGAGGTGATGCAACTCGCGTTCGAGACGCGTGGCGAGAGCCTGCAGGCCGGCCTCAAGAACCTGCTGGCGGACATGCGCAAAGGCGGGCTGTCGATCACCGACGAGACTGCGTTCGAGATCGGCAAGAACGTGGCAGTGTCCGAAGGCTCGGTCGTGTTCGAGAACGCGCTTTTTCAACTGATCCAGTACGCGCCGCTGACCGAACGGGTGGCAACGCGCCCGCTGCTGATCGTGCCGCCGTCCATCAACAAGTTCTACATCCTGGACTTGCAGCCAGAGAACTCGTTTGTGCGGTTCGCCGTCGAACAAGGCCACACTCTCTTTCTGGTCTCGTGGCGCAACCCCGACGCCACTTGTGGCCACATTACCTGGGATGATTACCTGAGCCAGGGCGTCATGAAAGCGATCGAGGTGGCGCTGGCCATCAGCGGCGCCGACAAACTCAACGCGCTCGGCTGGTGCGTGGGTGGCACGATCCTCTCCTGCGCGCTCGCGGTGCTGCGTGCGCGCGCAGACACCTCCGTGGCCAGCCTGACCCTGCTGACCACCATGCTCGACTTCCAGGACCCCGGCGACCTCGGCGTATTCATCGACGAGCAAGGCGTGGCATCGCGCGAGCAGGCGATCGGGCAGGGTGGCATCTACCCCGGCGCCGAACTCGGCTTCGTGTTCCAGACGCTGCGCGCCAATGACCTGATCTGGCCGAACGTCATCAACCACTACCTGAAGGGCAAGTCGCCCGAGGCATTCGACCTGCTTTACTGGAACGCCGACAGCACCAACCTGCCGGGGCCGATGTACGCCTGGTACCTGCGGAATATGTACCTCGAGAACAACCTGTGCGTGGCGGACCGGCTGACAATGTGCGGCACGCCCGTGGACCTGGGCCGTATCGATCTGCCCAGCTATGTGCTGGCGACGCAGGACGACCACATCGTGCCCTGGAAGTCCGCCTACCGAACGACGCAACTGGTCGGGGGCAAGACGCAGTTTGTGCTTGGCGCGAGCGGCCACATCGCGGGCGTTATCAATCCGGCGTCCAAGAACAAGCGCCGCTACTGGACCGGCGGTACGCTGGGCGACGATGCCGATCAATGGCTTGCCAGTGCCGAAGCGACGCCGGGTAGCTGGTGGCCCCACTGGATCAAGTGGCTCGCGCCCAAGGCAGGCAAGCCCGTCGACGCGCGCAGTCAGCTCGGAAGCAAGAAGTACGCCGTGATCGAGGCGGCGCCCGGCCGCTACGTCAAGGTGCGGGCTGAATGA